The Thermocrinis ruber genome has a window encoding:
- the secG gene encoding preprotein translocase subunit SecG, with amino-acid sequence MYYLLTVLFIMVALLLIVVVLMQRGRGDVGSAFGGMGQGVFGPGGVDTILTKATYWLGFMLMGIALLISFFHPSKRGSLLENEGKGANTQTQQSVPKGQTAPSGTPSGGKSP; translated from the coding sequence ATGTATTACCTTCTTACAGTGCTTTTTATAATGGTTGCCCTGCTCCTGATAGTGGTGGTTTTGATGCAGAGGGGCAGGGGAGATGTGGGTAGTGCTTTCGGTGGTATGGGACAAGGTGTCTTTGGTCCCGGTGGCGTGGATACCATACTTACCAAGGCAACCTACTGGCTTGGCTTTATGCTCATGGGCATTGCCCTGCTTATAAGCTTTTTCCATCCCTCAAAGAGGGGCTCCCTTTTGGAAAATGAAGGTAAAGGAGCTAATACTCAGACCCAGCAAAGTGTCCCAAAGGGACAGACAGCTCCTTCTGGCACACCTTCTGGGGGTAAAAGCCCCTGA